Proteins encoded by one window of Paraburkholderia terrae:
- a CDS encoding cytochrome b — protein MNTSTTSRTASRDGIETLSTPAHASRYTRTAMILHWLIAVLIIVNVVLGLSADSLPDDWVRPVIDTHKSIGITVLGLALLRLLWRASHRPPPLPREFPSWERMAAHVAHFLLYFVMIALPLSGWMHDSAWKAAATHPMQLFGVIPFPRIGFIMNLDPAVKEPLHDRFGALHTYLGYALYALLAMHIGGALKHELFDRHSVIKRMVP, from the coding sequence ATGAACACATCGACAACTTCCCGCACGGCCTCGCGCGACGGCATCGAGACGCTTTCCACGCCGGCGCACGCGTCCCGCTACACACGCACCGCGATGATCCTGCATTGGCTGATTGCCGTGCTCATCATCGTGAACGTGGTGCTGGGCCTTTCCGCCGATTCGCTGCCGGACGACTGGGTGCGCCCCGTCATCGACACGCACAAGTCGATCGGCATCACGGTGCTCGGCCTCGCGCTGCTGCGCCTGCTGTGGCGCGCGTCGCACCGGCCGCCGCCGTTGCCGCGCGAATTTCCGTCGTGGGAACGGATGGCCGCGCATGTCGCGCACTTCCTGCTGTACTTCGTGATGATCGCGCTGCCGCTGTCGGGCTGGATGCACGACTCCGCATGGAAGGCGGCTGCAACGCATCCGATGCAACTGTTCGGCGTGATCCCGTTTCCGCGCATCGGCTTCATCATGAATCTCGATCCCGCCGTGAAAGAGCCGCTGCACGACAGATTCGGCGCGCTGCACACGTACCTCGGCTATGCGCTGTACGCGTTGCTGGCGATGCATATCGGCGGCGCGCTCAAGCATGAGCTGTTCGACCGTCATTCCGTCATCAAGCGGATGGTGCCGTGA
- a CDS encoding LysR family transcriptional regulator: MLTDEELALLEAIRESGSLSRAAARLGKAPSTVSHAARQLETRFDALLFDRRRYRLQLTPAGQLLAEEAARLMQDVSRMTQRVRQIASGWEDRLWIVTDELMEFETFMPVVHAFDALQSGVKLRLTTEVLSGTWEALRDGRADVIVGATNEPPAIPGLRWFELGVVDWVFAVSPRHALASIKEPLRREQIAKQRGIVVADSSRASGRAYGLLGGQTSLAVPSMRAKILAQRDGLGVGWLPRQRVASLLKRGELVEKETADPREPNVLYVAWRGDQEGRALKWWLDQLREPRFAKRLVQGIDQFA; the protein is encoded by the coding sequence ATGTTGACGGATGAAGAGCTTGCGCTGCTCGAAGCGATTCGTGAAAGCGGCAGCTTGTCGCGCGCCGCGGCGCGGCTCGGCAAGGCTCCGTCGACGGTGTCGCACGCGGCGCGCCAGCTCGAAACGCGTTTCGATGCGCTGCTGTTCGACCGCCGCCGCTATCGGCTGCAACTGACGCCCGCCGGCCAGCTGCTCGCCGAAGAGGCCGCGCGCCTGATGCAGGACGTGTCGCGCATGACACAACGCGTGCGGCAGATCGCGAGCGGCTGGGAAGACCGGCTGTGGATCGTCACCGACGAACTCATGGAGTTCGAGACCTTCATGCCCGTCGTCCATGCGTTCGATGCGCTGCAATCGGGCGTCAAGCTGCGTCTGACGACGGAAGTGCTCAGCGGCACGTGGGAAGCGCTGCGCGATGGTCGCGCCGACGTGATCGTCGGCGCGACCAATGAGCCGCCCGCCATTCCCGGCTTGCGCTGGTTCGAGCTGGGCGTGGTCGACTGGGTGTTCGCCGTGTCGCCGCGGCATGCGCTCGCGAGCATCAAGGAGCCGCTCAGACGCGAGCAGATCGCGAAGCAGCGCGGCATCGTCGTCGCGGATTCATCGCGTGCGAGCGGCCGCGCGTATGGCCTGCTCGGCGGGCAGACTTCGCTCGCGGTGCCCAGCATGCGTGCGAAAATCCTTGCGCAGCGCGATGGGCTCGGCGTCGGCTGGTTGCCGCGCCAACGCGTCGCGTCGCTGCTTAAGCGCGGCGAACTCGTCGAGAAGGAAACCGCCGATCCGCGCGAACCGAATGTGCTGTACGTCGCGTGGCGCGGCGATCAGGAAGGCCGGGCGCTGAAATGGTGGCTCGACCAGCTGCGCGAACCGCGCTTTGCGAAACGTCTGGTGCAGGGAATCGATCAGTTCGCGTGA